Proteins from a genomic interval of Ramlibacter algicola:
- a CDS encoding tripartite tricarboxylate transporter permease: MDLITNLMTGFGVAFTPINLLYAFIGCVLGTLIGVLPGIGPVATIAMLLPATYALPPVSALIMLAGIYYGAQYGGSTTAILVNLPGESSSVVTCIDGYQMARQGRAGPALAAAGIGSFFAGCVGTLILAAFAAPLTEVAFKFGPAEYFSLMILGLIGAVVLASGSLIKAIAMIVLGLLLGLVGTDVNSGVARFSFDIPELTDGIGFVTIAMGVFGYGEIISNLAQPDDEREVFTAKVQGLFPTRADFKAMAPAMLRGTALGSALGILPGGGALLAAFAAYTLEKKVPLRAGEVPFGKGNIRGVAAPESANNAGAQTSFIPLLTLGIPPNAVMALMVGAMTIHNIQPGPQVMTSNPQLFWGLIASMWIGNAMLVILNLPLIGMWIKLLTVPYRFLFPAIVLFCAIGVYSTNNNVFDIWMVAIFGVVGYVFVKLGCEPAPLLLGFILGPMMEENLRRALLLSRGDWGVLVTRPLSASLLAAAIALIAIVALPSIKKKREEAFVEE; the protein is encoded by the coding sequence ATCGGCGTGCTGCCAGGCATCGGCCCCGTCGCGACCATCGCGATGCTGCTGCCCGCGACCTACGCGCTGCCCCCGGTGTCCGCACTGATCATGCTGGCCGGCATCTACTACGGCGCCCAGTACGGCGGCTCCACCACCGCCATCCTGGTGAACCTGCCGGGCGAGTCGTCCTCGGTCGTCACCTGCATCGACGGCTACCAGATGGCGCGGCAGGGCCGCGCGGGTCCCGCGCTCGCGGCGGCCGGCATCGGCTCGTTCTTCGCCGGTTGCGTCGGCACGCTGATCCTGGCGGCGTTCGCCGCGCCGCTGACCGAAGTCGCGTTCAAGTTCGGTCCGGCCGAGTACTTCTCGCTGATGATCCTGGGCCTGATCGGCGCCGTGGTGCTGGCCTCCGGCTCGCTGATCAAGGCCATCGCGATGATCGTGCTGGGCCTGCTGCTCGGCCTGGTGGGCACCGACGTGAACTCCGGCGTCGCGCGCTTCTCCTTCGACATCCCCGAGCTCACGGACGGCATCGGCTTCGTGACCATCGCCATGGGCGTGTTCGGCTACGGCGAGATCATCAGCAACCTCGCCCAGCCCGACGACGAGCGCGAGGTGTTCACCGCCAAGGTGCAGGGCCTGTTCCCGACCAGGGCGGACTTCAAGGCGATGGCGCCGGCCATGCTGCGCGGCACGGCGCTGGGTTCGGCGCTGGGCATCCTGCCCGGCGGCGGCGCGCTGCTGGCCGCCTTCGCGGCGTACACGCTGGAGAAGAAGGTCCCGCTGCGTGCAGGCGAGGTCCCCTTCGGCAAGGGCAACATCCGCGGCGTGGCCGCGCCCGAGTCGGCGAACAACGCCGGCGCGCAGACCTCGTTCATCCCGCTGCTGACGCTGGGCATCCCGCCCAATGCGGTGATGGCGCTGATGGTCGGCGCGATGACCATCCACAACATCCAGCCGGGCCCGCAGGTGATGACCAGCAACCCGCAGCTGTTCTGGGGCCTGATCGCCTCGATGTGGATCGGCAACGCGATGCTCGTCATCCTGAACCTGCCGCTGATCGGCATGTGGATCAAGCTGCTGACGGTGCCCTATCGCTTCCTGTTCCCGGCGATCGTGCTGTTCTGCGCCATCGGCGTCTATTCCACGAACAACAACGTGTTCGACATCTGGATGGTCGCCATCTTCGGCGTGGTCGGCTACGTGTTCGTCAAGCTCGGTTGCGAGCCGGCGCCGCTGCTGCTCGGCTTCATCCTCGGTCCGATGATGGAAGAGAACCTGCGCCGTGCGCTGCTGCTGTCCCGCGGCGATTGGGGCGTGCTGGTCACGCGCCCGCTGTCGGCCAGCCTGCTGGCGGCTGCGATCGCGCTGATCGCCATCGTGGCGCTGCCCTCGATCAAGAAGAAGCGCGAGGAAGCCTTCGTGGAGGAGTGA